The genomic segment AACAACTTGCAGAAAGCGTCTCTGTAAACACCTGCCTCTACCTGCTTGATCTCACAATtactttatttgtattttagtcCTTAATTCATGCACTTAAGTCCTGCAATTAACGCACATTGATGGAGTTAATTTAAATTCTATCACTCTCATTACAGTGAATTGTAGCCTCCATCACTTTCTCTTCCTGCAAGTAATACATAGTCATCCCAGTCAtctcaaaataaaaccagttgGTATATCTAATCTTACAGACATTTGCCAACTTTTTGGCATCACTGGCATGCAGTGAGAGCAGAACTAGAAAAAGCATGAGATCTAGCTATTAGGAAGGAAAGCAACTGCTgtaaaaattcctctttttgttttcccattgttttcattgttgtttGTTCTGTTTGGGCTGTTTGGTTGGCCAGTTTTGCCTGTTTTGGTGCTGTAATGCAGTGCTATTTAGGTGAAAGCAATGCAGATCTTGCACCAGTGCTGTGGTGCTGTATGTCCTGATGGCGTGGGAGCCACCAAGGCCTGGTGCCCTTTCAGTCTCCCTGGCTTGTGAAGTGCTATGTAATCTTGGCAGTGTTCTGCAGTCAGCTGCAGAAAGAGCTGAACAGAGACAAGAATTTCATAAATGAACCCTTTTCTCACTGAAGTGTcaggaagaaataattaatgTTGTACAGATAGTTTTCCTTCTGGCATTTCCTAATGTTTGAGTATTTGCAGCCTCAGCATTCTTTTTGACAATTTTCCAGAGCAGTGTCTATTAGCCCAGATACTAATGCACTTGGAATGTCAGCTGTggacagaacagaaaatttgaGCTAAGATTTGTTCAGATTAATTTGCCAGGGACAGAGATTTAGAGACAGCCTAGGACCAACTCTTTCTTTCCTGGAGGACAGTGTGGTTATTGCAAATATACTTGATATGTATTTCAACTGATTCCTGAGCACTGGAAGAAATTTCTGGAATCCAACCCAGATTAGTTACTGTgtaaggaaggattttttttctccagggaaGTGTTCTTGCCCTTGTCAACAGTGGTTGACATAGGTGCCTTGAATGCTACTGAAGAACTTAGATGAGTtgaataaaatgtgaaaagagCTTTCAAAACATGCCTGATGTCCTTTCTGCCAGCTGGTAAGTGACACCAGTGGGTTATGCAAGTGGAGTTGTGAGGATaagttgaggtttttttagACAGCAAATCTTGAGACAGAAtgacagcctgcagggacattTCTGCTGTGAGAGGAGCAACAGCCTCAGAGAAAGCACAGGCAAGACAGTGGGAGTGTGGTGGAAACAGCAATTAAGATCAGTAATTGccttcttttgttctttctgcagGGCTATGCATATTTTTGGGCAAGCAGTCAGCACACATGGAGTTCTTTGTCTTCTGCAGCCTTTTGCAGGTGTTTAGTTTCACCCTGTCTGATGGAATTAAAGGCACTCCTTTGGGGAGGactgcacagccccatccctaTAAGGTCTGCTGTTTGTCATAAGGCAGCTTAGTACCAACATCCCAAACAGCCTATTCCACTAGCTGTACTCTAGAAATCTTCTAAGAACTGCTCCTCTttgtaggaattttttttttgtgttgagGAGGTCTTTGCATATGCTGCTTCAGGTGctgtgtattaaaaataaaacaattacaGGCTCTGGAATTAATTCTGCTGAGCAGGACTCCTGCTACTGAGGTAAGGCAGAAACTAATTCATAAAGCCTCATAGGAGACAAGAACTCAGCCTCAAAATGGAGTTTAATGTGAGGTCTGTTACACTTTTTGCCAATAGCAGTAATTATGTTTGATTCTTCACTGTGCTATTTGCAGTTCATCTGTGCTGTTTACTGTGAAAACGCAAATTACAACCCTTCATTGCTCTTGGTTCCCAAGTCTGCATCTCCACCCACTGTTGTACAAGGCAACTGGTTGCTTCCTTTTACCTCTGCCCCAAGAAGGCTACCTGATGAGTATTCCTGCCCTCATTTGACAGCTACAGCTTTGTACCCAAGTTCTTGGCATGTATGTAGTCCGTATTTTGAGTGACACATTCCTCAAACTGATTGCTCAAAGGGACATTTCTGGCTGAGGTTCCCACCTTCTCTGACCCAGCCTCTGCTGGATCTTAAAATAATGGTATCAATTAGCATATTGCAGCATAGGGATGTATTAAATAACACTCAAGAATGGAAATAATCCTCATTTTCTTGGATCAGGAAGAGTGGTAGGAAAGAAGGGAggtgaaaattcagaaatcttCAATGTGACAGGGAAGAGTTCAGAAGAACAATTTCAACAGACATACTTGTAGCAATTTTATAATACGAGTTTGGAAGTGTGAAATGATGATAAGTGTAATTCTCATAtccctggttttgtttcttctgagtGCACAGTTCCTGAATTTGCAATGGAAGAGTCGTGGATTTCCTCCTGGACCAACCCCATTTCCCATCATTGGAAGTGTCTGGTGGATAAACTTCAGAGCTGATCACAGGAGCCTGAAAAAGGTATGTATTTGCAGATGTGAACTAAAGAGCTGTTGAGgcaaaacctggaaaaaatggTGATGGTTGTTGATAGGCTGATGTGGTAACAGGGAGAACCCTGAGAGAAGGTGATTTGTGGAAGTGAAGTGCCTAAACAAGTTAAGGTAAAAATCCTGCAGACAGTCTAATTCATATGAAAGCCTAATAATTTCCTATGAAAGTCTCAGTCATATATGTGTGCAACTTAAACAGAACTGAATATAGTAATTTTGCCTCAGAAAATACTTCTATTTTTAAGGGAATCTTTGgccttgaaagaaaaaaattattctcagaTTTCCCATCATAGGCatatatagaaaataattttaaactagGTGTCTTGAATTCAGAGGTGTCTTGAACCAGAATATCTTCTGCTCTCATGGAATGGAAACAAGATTGTATCCCATAGGCAGCCAAATCCTTTCAATCCATCATTTCTCTGAAGTCCAGTCTGGGATGTACTCTTTGCAGATAAACTAAAGATGTAAATAATGgtgaaaggaaataattgaTGGGAAGAATGAGCTCTATGCTAAGCCTGCTAATACAGattctttcagttttcaacATCCTCCACTGAGCCAAAAATATCACAAGAGAACCCAATgtgttaatatatttttcaaattgctGCCTTTCCTTATGTGCTAAGTGCAACTTGCAGGTCAGAGGGTAtctggctgcagctgaagggAGCTTAATGAGCATGATGCTAAAATTTTCTGATGGGTACATGTTAATGACTGTGAGAGGACAGATCTGTACTGGTTCTTGGTCTAGCATCAAGGACTTTGTCCTTGCAGAATACCCATGGCATTGCCTGAGAGCAGTCCCTATCAGTACCCAGGCTTAGATGCCTCAGCTGACAGTATTTCAGTACAACATGGGAAGAGTTCTTGCCATTGAAATGTGAAATCTGCAGTACTTAGAACTCTAGAAGGAGAGTTACACTTGGAATTAATAATTTCAAGAAATCAAATTGTTGTTTGAGTCAATGAAATATGGAGTTGGAAAATGTAACCAAGAATGGGCAGGTGGAATTTCATAGGAAACCTTGTACAGATCCATAAACATTCAAGGGCATTTACCCTATGGTTGTTATTGCAAAGGTAACCCAGGCCAAGTTCTAGAAAAGGGCCATTTATTCTTTCATTGCTTACATTTCTGTGGGTGTGTGTTCTCAGAGAGAGCCCAGACCCTTCCTGTGGAAAGCACCCCCACCACAAAACACAGCCACTGTCCCTTTTCACCTGCTGAACCCCTGAGCAGCATTGTGCTGAAGACAGCAGCccattgtgtgtgcatgttcTTTGATGTTTCtcccatggggtttttttgggcacTGATCTTACCTGCAGCTGGCAAAAGCCTATGGCAACATCTGCACCCTGTGGTTGGGTCACAGACCTGTGGTGGTGCTCCATGGGTTCCAAGCTGTGAAGAATGGCCTCACCAACAACTCGGAGGATGTTTCGGGGCGACTGCAGACCTACACTTTCAATCAAATGGCAGGTGGAAAGGGTAAGACCTTCATGTCTCTTGAAGGACTTCACCCTTGACTTTCTTTGTTTCctcttgtatttttcttactgaaaaaCCCTTAGTTCCCAACTGACTTTTTCTGTCTGCTCAAGGTGAATCATACCATTCTGAAGCATCATCCTAAGTGGTCTCCGAATCCCACTGTCACGCATGTATTTCAGAATCTTATCAGAGCAGCATGGGCAACATTCTTAGTGTTGTCTGTGTGCCCTGATTTGAAATAATCCTGAGCCTGCAGCCTCCTTTGCAAGCTGAGACTAAAGTAAATCTTTATGCTCCCAGTTGTTTGTTTACAGCAAACGCTGCTGTAAGGAAAGCATATACAGAACTTTGATCTAGTCTTGCTCCGAACTACAAAGTCACAGGAAGGTCAGTGGAGCTTTGAATTTATTAGCCAGAGTGTTCAAAGTGTTGTATTGTGTTATCACAAACACTGGTGCATCGCAGTGGAGAGAGAATAAAGATACTGATatgtttaaaacagaaataattgaaCTTGTTTCCATCAGCCTCTTACCCAGAGAATGTATAGCAGATGCCTTTACCCTCAGTCAGGATTTGTTTAATGTGAACTACTGTCTGGAAAGCTTTAATTTGTAATACTAGCTAATGTAAGTAGAGAAAAACTACTTTAAAGTATAGAGATGATTAAGTCTGGGGCTATTTCAGTCCATTTGGAAGGATCTGTATTGCCACTTTTCATAGGGGTGCTGTGGAGAAAAGTAGCTGAGTTGTGACACGTGCCCTAAAACTCATAATTTGTAGCAGGGATGGCTTTAAccaacagctgcagctcagctgcaagTTTGTGACTGCAACACAAATAccacctgcctgtccctggtTCCCAGGACAGCAGAAGGAATAGGGGTGAGCTGTCCCAGTCTCTAATGAAGCAGCTGTCTCAGGGAGCGAGCTGGCTTTCCCAGGGGGAAGTGCAGGCTAGACTTGTGGAGGGAATTTCCCCACCAAGCAGATTCAATGGTTTATGTTGGGTGGCCTCTGCTGGAACACAgactcacagcagagcagcctgggattcCTTTCTGTCCCACAGGCACTCTTGATCTTAGGGAGCTGTTTGCAGATTGGCTAAAGcctgtttttccttctcattttggCTGGGTGGTTCTTGCCCTGGCTTCATTGTCTTTCCAGAAGGGACCTTTCCAGGATGAGAACTCGATATTTCATATAAAGATCCTGGTAGAACAGGATCCCTCAAAGACCAGAGACAGATGCTTCAGAAAAAATAGGACTAGGTTTGGAAGGCAGGTGTGTGAGTCCAGAGGtccaagtgggttttttttttttgcagggatGGTAATGTCTTAACCAAGGTGTTTTCTCAGCCTCTAACAACATTCAATTCAAAGAATACTTCCCTGACGTGTCCCTCCTCTTTGAGTGACAGCATGATGAGAAGATGACTCTTACTGTGTTTATCATCTGCAATTGTATGAACTTTATTATGACATAAAATTTATTCTTGATGGCTAAAGGTATCTTGGTCTCAAATGGTCTCATCTGGAAACAACAGAGACATTTTGGAATTGTAACTCTCcgaaaactgggaatggggaataaAGGAATGGAGCGTGGGATACAAACCGAGGCCCATTACCTGGTGGAGTTCTTCAGAGACAAGGAGGGTATGGCATTGATACAGTGCTTGGGGGCACACACAGTACACACTGCTTGACTCTAAGGGTTAACACTACTTTTGTTACTCAATAGAATGGATTTGGAGCACACCTTAGATTTGCAGATTTAGGATAAAGTGCAAAAGACCTGCAGACCACACATTCCGTGGCATTTGCTAACagactggaaaaagaaacatgaaggAATATAGCAGAGAAATCTCTGAAATTTCCAAAATATGGaaatttctttgcttatttattttttgacaaaaaacTCCTCAGAACCCTTGAGATTATTGGACCTCAGCAGTTTGTATTTTGGGATCAACACCAAGATTGAgattaaaaaggaaagcaaatttaaaaaaaaacaagaccAAGAGTTAAAGATTTGAGGCTTTCCTGTCCTCATTTTGGAGTGAGGTTTATCTTTTGTTACATTTCCTAGTGAGTTTTAGGTGTTTCTGAGTAACAGTATAAATCTCATAGAGGACATCTATCACAAAACGTCACTGTGATCTTGTTCTCCCAAATAGCAAAGGATGTGAAGGAAGTGCTTTTGAGATgaatgtttttctctgtctgcaggagaagctgtggacCCTTCCTTCCCCATTGTCCATGCTGTCTCCAATGTGATTTGTGCTGTGGTTTTTGGACATCATTTCTCCCTGGAGGATAAAACCTTCCACCAGCTGATTGAAGCCTTCGATTATATAGTGACTTTTGGGAACAGCCACTTTCATTATGTGAGAATATTACTTATGAGATTATATATTACTTATTAGAATGCAACTTATTTGATCATTTAGCTCATTATTTATTGCAATATAATTATATCGGTATGTATATTATTAAAGTGCTGCATTATTGAATACTGATAAATATTCTGACTGTGAATATGAACTGGACTGGACCTGCAATGCTTTGGGTTTGACATGATTCAATTATGAATATTGTATTAGTAATCTTTATTAGAATGTCTTAGCAAAGGTAATATGCTTGGGATAATGACCTTTTCTGTAATGGAAATACCAGTATTGTTAAGCTGAAAAGATGATACTCTGTGTAAGAATGAAAGagaaggttggggtttttttgtttggttggggtttttttttgaggggctgtttttttttttcagtgctaaGGTGATGGACgtaaatatttattaacattTGATTTATTAATATTGATACATCTATCTGCAAAAGATTATTTTGTTGGTGAATTAACAGGGCAAATACAAATGGAGTTATCTAGTAAGGATGGGAAAAAATCTAGGGTGGAAATTGTGCTGTCCCTAATTTGTGATTTTAATCAGTGTTTATGTACTAAACGTTTCTTTTGATgccacataatttttttcagagaaattaattcagcAGTTTAGCACCACAAATGCCCATGCTGTATCTCTATCACAAGGCTTCTCTACAGTGTCATTAACTGCTTCTGTGCTGAATTCTTGCTCTCCAGATGTGTGAAATGTTACCGTGGTTTGCAGAGCACCTCCCAGGACCTCTACATAAAGCAAGATTTTCCCGGGATTTTGTTCGTTCCTTTGTGAGGCAGGAAATCAAAAGCCACAGGGAAAAAGGCAGAATAGATGAACCAGAAGATTTCATTGACTTTTACCTGAAGCAGATAGAGAAAGTGAGTGATTAATGCTGTACATGATACAGACCCAACCATAATGGGTTCCCTGCTGTTGTCTGCCCATAACAACAttactgcagagctctgcaagaACATCTTAAAAACTCTGCTGTCAAACTCAAAATATGAACTTTGAATAGTTAGTTCAAGAACTACTTCtagaaatacaaattatttacaTTGGGTTGTTATCATATTTTGGAATCCTTAGTGAGGGCTAGGCAGTAGGGAGGACCTTGAAAAGGTGCAGATATTTAGATGGCTGCCGAATTCTGATTCTTGCTTTGTATTATTTTAGTGCTTAGTAGTGCTGTATTAGTATCGTGTCAATCTTAAAATGTTGTCAGTCTCTACTCTGAAAAAAGCATATATCTTTAAAAGGATAACATTATATATTAGATTCCTGAAATCATCAAATGTGCTGGAAGTGGTATGGCTTGGATAAAACTACctagaaatgtgtttttctgctgtggaaGTTAACAGAAATCAACATGCCACTTTACAAGGTAGCATAACAGGGCTTATACACCTGACACATTCAACAGCACCTGTAATTTAACAGTATCACTGTACTCATTTGAGTAAAGTCTTTGCCTATATCTGTGTTCTGCTCAAgtatctgtgttttctttgtccTCTAGAAATCTTGTTCCTTTAGATACAGTGATAATTGTCTGTCTCAGTGCTATTACACAGCTATACTCCATTTTACCTTTCTCACTGACACTTGTAGACTAAAAATGTCCCCAATTCTACGTTTGATGAAGACAACATGGTGCAGTCTGTTTTTGACCTTTTCCTGGGTGGCTCAGAGACCACAGCCACCACTCTGCGCTGGGCTCTGCTCTATATGTTGGTTTACCCTGACATCCAAGGTGAGTAGCAGACAACAAGCATGGATATGATTAAAGTAGAGCAAttagagcaattttttttttttttggctaagATGAAGGTTTTTTTAAGATCAAGCTTACTTTAAAGATAGTTTTTTAGCTTTGCTTTTAATACGCCAATGTAGTAAAATTTTTTcagacagattttaaaataatttcagggaTGTTCAGGTTCTGATACTATATTGGGTCCTGTTGATTTTTGTCACACTCTTTCAGCACTGTAAGCATATAATAGAAGATACAGGCTGAAAACACACAAGATGGAATAAGAGTTTGGGTTAGGGCAAAGTGAAGCTTTTCTGGCATCCAGCATGTGTAATAAGGTTATATTATTTGAGTTCATTAACTGAGACATCtcaaatttctgtaaaatagatatatttattcTAATGCATGGGGAtgttaaacagaaaaagaagacaaaaagatGATCCAGAAATTCTGGACAAGATCACACTTGCGCACTAGGTTCaaaatttttgggtgatttggtAGAGAGTTTTCAGAGGTGATGAACTACTAAGCCAAGTAACTGTTATTGACACTCAGGCTGAGGGctagaaatttttttcatgcttgTGGTGCTAGAATGCTTGAAGAacagagccctgtgcacacACGTGCACTTCAAATTCTGAtaaattataaagaaataattcctCTTAGCCTAAGTTTTGAGTATGAAATCTGACCCCATCTGAGACTGTATAAGGTGTGTTAGTTAGTAAAGCTTAGATAGCAACCCAAAGAGATTAATACTTGGTGATGGTTTAGTAATATGATCCTATTTCAGTTCTCAGCATTGCACATGTGTCAGCTTGATGTGGTGGCTTGCTTGCAACACTGTTGTTAGCGTGCTGTGCGTCTGTATTTGACTGGAGTAAAATCAACAGCTTAACTGAATTGATGTCATAATAAGGTCTTGTTATACTTACAgttttctccccctcctttAAATATAATGCTTCATAAATCTGTTGGCCTTGTGGAAAGAGAGTCTGAACATAAAACCTATCAACTAGAAAACAGAGTGTAGTAAAATCATAACTAGCTGGTTATTCTTTATACAAATCATATATTTATAGAAATGCATTTGTATAAAGGCATTTGTATAAATGTATGATTtgtataaatttatattaatataaatgcattacatatatacatttatacaaATGCATTTAAGCTTTAGGATATGGTACATATAAATTATTTGtatattgtaattttttctatCACGACTATACTccaaaaaggaaatgaaaactgtttCATCCAAAACTGTGTTCTTACTTCTATAatggatattttaattttttttagacaAAGTCCAGAAAGAGCTGGATGCTGTTCTGAGTCCCTCCCATCTCATCTGCTACGAGGATCGGAAGAAGCTGCCATACACAAATGCTGTGGTTCATGAGATCCTCCGCTTCAGCAGCATTGTTTTAATCacaattcccagagaagctgttaAGGATACCACTGTTCTGGGGTATCATGTTCCAAAGGTACAGATATCCCTTCTATTCCAATGTGATCTTTGGCCACCAGTAAAGGTTTACCATTAAACCCTttcccctccagctcaggacaggAAGATCATTTAATTAGATTTACAATATGGTACTAAAGAACTGCAGACCACACATTCTATGGCATATGCTaacagactggaaaaaaaagacatgaagGAATACTGAGAAATCCCTGAACCCAAAATACTGAAGtttctttgcttatttattttttgacaaaaacccctcagaacGCTTGAGATTATTGTTTTTCCCCTAATTACGTaatctttcatttctgctgcctttctgtgtGCAGAATTATAGCTGGAATCTGTTTGTGTCCTTTTATTCTTTATGTGTGagagacagagctgtgccagctgcctcttcctttcAGGGCACTCTAATCATGGCAAATGTAGACTCAGCTCTTTTTGACCCTGACTATTGGGAAACACCTCACCGGTTCAACCCTGGCCATTTCTTGGACAAGGGTGGAAATTTTGTGACCCGAGAGGCCTTCTTGGCCTTCTCAGCAGGTGAGTGCACTGAGAACTGAGCCCAGGTGTGTGGGTTAGATGAAGCTGTGTTATTTTCATTGTGGAGAAGACCAGAGGGGAGTGTAACCCCAAACTGCAGGAGCACATTGTTTTCCGAGACCAGAAAAATGTTTGACTGCAAAAATGAGTTGTTTGCCAATTGTATAAACACTTGATCCTAGATTTTtgtgaaaatgcagagaagatAAAATGAGTAAGGTCCCAGAATTCCCAATCACTTAGGAACTTGAGTCTTTACACTGTTGCCTTGGTCCTCCTCTGTATATGCCGGGTTATGCCATTACGGTGGATATTCTGtggcaggctgctgtgctggagctgatTTATTTTGTAGAAATAATTCCATATTCATCAGTGCAGAGAGATGAATGGGAGATCCAGAAGCTGGATCAAATACATCCAGAAGTCTATCTTTCCTGTGGAGTTTCTGGAATCACTCTTTCACCAGTTTGTGAGTTTATAGAAgcttaaacaaacaaaagctcTTGGGGATCATGCCAGGAGGGAATAGCCTGGTTGTCAGAGCTGTCAGCTGAGATGGGAAAATGTCAGGCTCAGGTTTCTGGTCTAAATTGGGCAGAAGAGGAATTGTTTTCTCACATCCAAATTGAATGACCTGACCACTGCATTTCAGAGTTTGTCACTGTCTCTGGGACTTGTATCTTGGACAGAGTTAATTGATAAATTGggaagagatttttcttcagcatgttGTTTTCACTGAAACCATTATGTAGGAAAGTGTTTCATCAGGTGTAGAGTGTCCTTTGTCttctgatttttcacttttattagGGAAGATAAGTCAGCCTGTACTAAGCAGAAGCTGTGAGGGAACCTAAATATGCTTTCTTGTTCTTATTTGGAATCAAAGGACTGAAATCCCTTTCATAAAACTAAGGAGTCCTATAGATTAGGAAGTAAGAATGAAACTTCTGAGAAGCATCTCTGGCATCTTTTCCATAATCTGGGCAGATCCTTCGAAGATGAATTGCAGACATCTGTTGTATGTCCAATTCAATCTGAGAGGAAATTGTCAGATTCAGAAAAGCTCTTTGTTCCTTGATGAGCAATGCTTCTgagaaaagctgggaaataGGTGCTGGTTGCAGACCTTGGTGGGGACTGACTTCTCTTTCCGTTCACCCCTTGCAGGTCACCGTGTTTGTCCAGGAGAGACAATGGCCAAGATGGAGCTTTTCATCATGTTCTGCAGCCTGTTGCAGAAATTCAAGTTCACTGTACCAGAAGGAGTTAAGGAAATCAACACAGACTTTATCTTTGGGAGCACCATGAAACCCCATCCCTACAAGCTCTGTGCAGTTCTGCGCTAGGTTGCTCAGCATTAGAGATTTAAGAGGCACAGACACGGGTTTGGTAGTGTGCTAGTATTTGTGCAACTTTATGGTTCTCATTTTTAGCTCAAATTCAGTACAAATCTCCTTGTGTTATATGCCTTAGAAGCCAGGCCTAAAAAATACTCTGGTTTTCCTGTGTCTGGAAAGTGTCTGTacttcattttttctcctgctgtgttacaaatgaaataaatgtagACAATTATTGCTCTGTCTAGTCTTAATAGAAACTCAGCAGAATCttcctggagggaggaggagcatcagagccaggctctgagcagccttcCCCTACATTCTCAAATCCAGAATGGTCTGTGGGAATGCTGTTCCCAGAGGTGTTGGCTCTGGCCATTGCCAGAGCTCCCAGGTGTGGTTGCATGGGAACTCAAAGCTGTGGAGCGGCATCTCAActtgctgggagcagctttgtCTATTTAGCCAAGAGCCACAGGCAGATGAGTACTTGAGACTGGAAGTAAAAGAGAGACAAAAGTGCAACTGTTCATTTGGCTGTGAGGCTTGTGACTCAGGCCAAGAGCAAAAGCAAAGCCCTCCTATTGCCTGCTGGAAATTGCAGAGGGAAGCCCCCCTACTGGTGGAATGCAGTGGGTGGAAACAGATAAGGACCAGTGGGCTggcctgaatttttttttttttttaacatactcTCGTGCATTTGAGAGGCATTTCTGTGGAGGTGGGAGTCCTCTCACATGCCAGGGTTTGTACTGACAATGATGTACAGCTGATTAGGTTGGCCATGTCTCTTCATTGATGCCCAAAGCACAGTTCAGGGGGCAGCTTGCAGTCTTTGCAGTCTTGAGCAGCAAAGCTTGTTGCCTGCAaaggaggggcagggcaggagacaTTGATGTGATGTTCCCCAAAAGCTGTGGGAGAATCAAGCTCTTGAGGGTTTTCTGtgagcagagaggcagctgcACACAAGCAGCCTTCtgacagctgagctgagcctgctGAGTCCCAGTGCATACTGAGAGAAGAGCTGTGCAAggtgcagctggcaggagcagtgcccaAGTAGGGCTGCTGCATGGCAAGTGTCAGTAGCCACTCTCACTGCGAGACTGGCCTTGTTACCCACCCAATAAGACTTAAAATCCAAGGTCATAGTGAGGGTTACTGTTGCTCCACCAGCTTCCTTTCTTGAATAAAAGACTTTACAATTGCTATCACAAGCCTGCTTCAAGGACTAGTTGGCATTGCCCTGTTTATCCATTGTGGATAATCATGGGCTGAAAGGAAGGGGGAGAAGAGAATgggccagcagctctcctggcaaGAGTGAGAGGAGGAGGATTCACTTGTTAGAGGGATACCTTTGTTCTTCTGAGCTGTCAGGCAGCTAACCCCTGCTTCCCCAGTTCTCAATTCTCTTCATGGAAGCTGTGGCAAATACAGCTTACAAAACCTTATCAGGCTTCTCTTCCCAGCCTTCCAGCACCATCTTGTGTGAGGAGAAAAGTAATTTGTATTCCCTTGACATCTCTCCCAAAGACCTGGCAAAGCTGTTTGGCAGCTGCCGTCCTACATGCAGGCAGTTCTTGTGTAGGCTGAGAGGTGCAGTCATCAGAATGTGGCTAATGTGTGTGGAAAAGTCAGAGTTGACCTGGAGAGCCAGGAGAGATGCAGAGCAGCCAGTCAGGACTATGCAGGGGCCAGATGGGGCTGCAagtgggcagggcaggaaagcCTTAGGGCTGTGAGTCTCCTTCCAGGAAAACCTTGGAAAATACTAAACTCAGAGTTAGGAGCAGTTTGAGATACAGAAAATGCAACACCAGTGAAGGAACTAAAAGTCCTAAAAATAGTCTCAAAATGGGTAATTCAGTTTTTCAGGTTGATCCTAGCTCTCAGTTCGATTGGTGGCCAGCAAGATGggtaaatgttatttttctgccCTGTTTCTGGAGTAAGCCAATGTCCTTCACACCTCACAACTTTTATTTCTAGCTGTGCCAATTCTGTAAGTTTGGTATG from the Camarhynchus parvulus chromosome 9, STF_HiC, whole genome shotgun sequence genome contains:
- the LOC115906952 gene encoding cytochrome P450 2J6-like isoform X1; translation: MMISVILISLVLFLLSAQFLNLQWKSRGFPPGPTPFPIIGSVWWINFRADHRSLKKLAKAYGNICTLWLGHRPVVVLHGFQAVKNGLTNNSEDVSGRLQTYTFNQMAGGKGILVSNGLIWKQQRHFGIVTLRKLGMGNKGMERGIQTEAHYLVEFFRDKEGEAVDPSFPIVHAVSNVICAVVFGHHFSLEDKTFHQLIEAFDYIVTFGNSHFHYMCEMLPWFAEHLPGPLHKARFSRDFVRSFVRQEIKSHREKGRIDEPEDFIDFYLKQIEKTKNVPNSTFDEDNMVQSVFDLFLGGSETTATTLRWALLYMLVYPDIQDKVQKELDAVLSPSHLICYEDRKKLPYTNAVVHEILRFSSIVLITIPREAVKDTTVLGYHVPKGTLIMANVDSALFDPDYWETPHRFNPGHFLDKGGNFVTREAFLAFSAGHRVCPGETMAKMELFIMFCSLLQKFKFTVPEGVKEINTDFIFGSTMKPHPYKLCAVLR
- the LOC115906952 gene encoding cytochrome P450 2J6-like isoform X2, coding for MISVILISLVLFLLSAQFLNLQWKSRGFPPGPTPFPIIGSVWWINFRADHRSLKKLAKAYGNICTLWLGHRPVVVLHGFQAVKNGLTNNSEDVSGRLQTYTFNQMAGGKGILVSNGLIWKQQRHFGIVTLRKLGMGNKGMERGIQTEAHYLVEFFRDKEEAVDPSFPIVHAVSNVICAVVFGHHFSLEDKTFHQLIEAFDYIVTFGNSHFHYMCEMLPWFAEHLPGPLHKARFSRDFVRSFVRQEIKSHREKGRIDEPEDFIDFYLKQIEKTKNVPNSTFDEDNMVQSVFDLFLGGSETTATTLRWALLYMLVYPDIQDKVQKELDAVLSPSHLICYEDRKKLPYTNAVVHEILRFSSIVLITIPREAVKDTTVLGYHVPKGTLIMANVDSALFDPDYWETPHRFNPGHFLDKGGNFVTREAFLAFSAGHRVCPGETMAKMELFIMFCSLLQKFKFTVPEGVKEINTDFIFGSTMKPHPYKLCAVLR